The DNA window TTGCGACGATTGGCGCAGAATCGATTGCTGGATGTGGGGGCCATCCTGATCATGGCATCGATCGTTGTCCTTTGGGCCGTGATACTCCCGCCGCGCTGGTCTGACTTCGATTTTAATCTTTACTATGTCGGCAGCCGGACGTTGTTGGAGGGGCGGAATCCTTACACGACCTTGCAAAAGCCAATGAGCGAAGCCTTGGGCTTTCGATTTTCCGAGGAATACCCGGTAGCCGGTTATCCGCCCAGTTTTCTCTGGTTGTTCACGCCCCTGGCCGCGCTGCCGCCAAGGGTGGCGTTCGCCATCTGGGTGGCGTTGGAAATTGGTTGTTTGGTGGCCATTCTCTGGTTGATGCGCTGGTTGCTGAGGGGAAAATTGTCCTCAAGGGGTTGGCTGTTTGTTGTCGCGCTGGCCATCAGCTCGCGGACCGTAAGTTACAATTTTTACTTCTCGCAGGTACAATTATTGTTGGCCGCTCTCGTTCTGGCCGCGTACGCGGCACAGCGCGCCAGCCGACACGGTTGGGCGTGCGTGGCGGTTTCCGCGGCCGGGATCCTCAAGTTCTATCCTTTCGTCTTGTTGCCGTGGTTTGTCTGGTCCGGCGGCGGTGGCTTGCGCGCACGTTTGTATCGGTTGGCAGGAGCCGGTGGGTTTGTTCTTACCGTCATGGCGTTGACGGGACCCGGACTCTGGCGTGATTTTTTTCAACACGGTCTACCCATGGGTGTTGGGGAGGAAATCGGGCGCACGTTCCATTTCTCGCTGCCAGCATTGGTGACCAATCTTGGGTACCTGTACCACGGCTTCCTTCCATCTCCTGAAGCAAAGCAGTGGTGGTGGTCCGTGGGGACGATCGTGGGCCTGGCGGTCATTGCCGCGGTTTACGCCGTCTGTATCGCTACCCATGTAGATCGAGAAGCGGAGTTCTGCCTTTTGTGCGTGGCGATGCTGATCGGAACGGTCACGGTGCAGGGCCACTATTTTGTTTTCCTGATATTTCCGCTGACGGTGGCAGCGATCCGCGTTGCGGCGAGGCCCACGCCGGGAAAATCAGTCTGTTTGATATTGCTCGTGGTGGCGGCGAATTGTGTCGATCCACCGGAATCGGCATTTCTCTGGCGGTACCCGCTCTTGTACATCCTCGTCAGCAACGTCCCGCTCTATGGACTTTTCGGATTGGGAGCTTTCTTCTGGCGGGAACTCTGGGTTCAACGAGGATCGGCTCCGCACCTTCCTTGCAGCCGAGCTTGATCGCCAGCATTCAGGGAGAAGGTCAGACGTCCATACTCGACTTTCCTTGCAAGGCACCCTAGAACGATTCCTGTGAACCCGAAACCTGAAGCGGCACTCCATATTGGCGAGGGAGGGTGGAGGCGTTGGCTCGCGGAAAGAATCGCACCGAATCCCCGAGTGCTGTTGCTCATGGTGATCGGTTGGGCAACGGAACTGATCTTGATCGGGTGTGTCAGCGACAACATTTACCATGTGTCGTCCGAGATGCGGTGGTTGGCGGTTGAGTTTACCGCATGGTTTTGGATGACAGTGGGCTGGGTGATGTGGTTGGCAGCAAGTCGATTGCGGCATCCTTTGACGCGGGTGATTTGGGGTGGGCTGCTCGCCGTGGGTTTCACGTTGTACGGAGTAAGCTGGGGCGTGTATGAGCGAACCGGTCGATTTCTCGACTGGGATGCAGTGCGGTTCACGGTCGGCAACTTCCGTTTATTATGGATGTACGCGCGACAGGCCGAGCATGGCGTGTTTTTCATTACGATGGCCATGCTGATTGCCGTGGGGGTAGCGATTGTCGGCAGCGGGCCCTGGTTGGCCAGGGGCCAGTGGTCTGTCGGCGGGCCGACACCCTTGCGGCGAGCGCGGCGAATTGCGTGGTATTGCCTGGGATTTGGGTGCGTATTGTTGCTCTGGGCCGGGGATACACCCGATAACCTGTCGATCGTGGGTCGCCGCCTGGATACACTCC is part of the Verrucomicrobiia bacterium genome and encodes:
- a CDS encoding glycosyltransferase family 87 protein translates to MNEIMNWLRRLAQNRLLDVGAILIMASIVVLWAVILPPRWSDFDFNLYYVGSRTLLEGRNPYTTLQKPMSEALGFRFSEEYPVAGYPPSFLWLFTPLAALPPRVAFAIWVALEIGCLVAILWLMRWLLRGKLSSRGWLFVVALAISSRTVSYNFYFSQVQLLLAALVLAAYAAQRASRHGWACVAVSAAGILKFYPFVLLPWFVWSGGGGLRARLYRLAGAGGFVLTVMALTGPGLWRDFFQHGLPMGVGEEIGRTFHFSLPALVTNLGYLYHGFLPSPEAKQWWWSVGTIVGLAVIAAVYAVCIATHVDREAEFCLLCVAMLIGTVTVQGHYFVFLIFPLTVAAIRVAARPTPGKSVCLILLVVAANCVDPPESAFLWRYPLLYILVSNVPLYGLFGLGAFFWRELWVQRGSAPHLPCSRA